One genomic region from Leptolyngbyaceae cyanobacterium JSC-12 encodes:
- a CDS encoding Phycobilisome protein (IMG reference gene:2510098315~PFAM: Phycobilisome protein), translating to MSIVTELILNADSEARYPAPKELRIFQDFLKTGEQRIRIARLLADNEQRIVQNGSAKFWERVPVTPSNSGNPRKTASCQRDQGWYIRLIAYSILAGSEKPLEEIGTVGIKEMYNSLEIPLRNIVECMRCLKEEAVSLMSPEDAAEVAPYFDHIIRSLS from the coding sequence ATGAGTATTGTGACTGAATTAATCCTCAATGCGGACAGTGAAGCTCGTTATCCTGCGCCAAAGGAACTGCGAATTTTCCAGGATTTTTTGAAAACGGGAGAGCAGCGCATTCGGATTGCAAGACTGCTGGCAGACAATGAGCAACGCATTGTGCAAAACGGAAGTGCTAAATTCTGGGAACGAGTTCCTGTAACTCCCAGTAATAGTGGCAACCCCCGCAAAACTGCATCTTGCCAGCGAGATCAAGGATGGTACATTCGCTTAATTGCCTACTCGATTTTAGCAGGCAGCGAAAAACCCTTAGAAGAAATTGGCACAGTGGGCATTAAAGAGATGTATAACTCCCTCGAAATTCCCCTGCGGAATATTGTTGAATGTATGCGCTGTTTGAAAGAGGAAGCAGTGTCATTAATGAGTCCAGAAGATGCTGCAGAAGTTGCCCCTTACTTCGATCATATTATTCGATCTCTGTCTTAA
- a CDS encoding Photosynthetic reaction centre protein (IMG reference gene:2510098314~PFAM: Photosynthetic reaction centre protein~TIGRFAM: photosystem II, DI subunit (also called Q(B))) codes for MSQSSSEIVSGRDSAHPTTITSPLSNRKTLSQVWQQFCQWVTSTDNRLYIGWFGVLMIPTLATAAITFIIAFIAAPPVDTTGTGAPIAGSLLDGNNLMTAAVVPTSAAIGLHFYPIWAAASVDEWLYNGGPYQLIVLHFVIGIICYQDREWELSYRLGMRPWISLAFTAPVAAALSVLLIYPIGQGGFSAGMPLGISGTFTFMMQFQADHNILMSPLHQLGVVGVVGGAFCCAMHGSLVTSTLVRKTGENESINAGYRFGQKEATYRFDVAQTYQHRTWGRFLTFPNSRSLHFMLAAIPVAGIWSAALGVDISGLNFHRLNLSQPDLYSNRRIIQTWADRVTQINVGLQSVSESRSQELLLESQRPLPMDWVAGDSVPVTFR; via the coding sequence ATGTCACAGTCCAGCAGTGAGATTGTGTCTGGTCGTGATTCCGCTCACCCGACAACAATTACAAGCCCTTTATCAAACCGAAAAACGCTCTCTCAGGTCTGGCAGCAGTTTTGCCAGTGGGTCACCAGTACCGATAATCGTCTTTATATCGGGTGGTTTGGGGTGTTAATGATTCCAACCCTGGCAACTGCTGCTATTACATTTATTATCGCGTTTATTGCTGCGCCACCTGTTGACACAACTGGAACTGGTGCTCCGATCGCTGGTTCCTTATTAGATGGCAATAATCTAATGACGGCGGCGGTTGTTCCAACTTCTGCCGCGATCGGGCTACACTTTTACCCTATTTGGGCAGCTGCTTCAGTCGATGAGTGGTTATATAACGGTGGTCCCTACCAACTGATTGTGTTGCACTTTGTCATTGGCATTATCTGTTATCAAGACCGGGAATGGGAGTTGAGCTATCGTTTGGGAATGCGTCCCTGGATTTCTCTTGCCTTCACAGCTCCTGTTGCAGCAGCATTATCGGTACTATTGATTTACCCGATTGGGCAGGGTGGTTTTTCGGCAGGAATGCCGTTAGGAATTTCTGGAACCTTCACATTCATGATGCAGTTTCAGGCAGACCATAACATTCTCATGAGTCCACTTCACCAACTTGGAGTGGTGGGCGTTGTTGGAGGCGCTTTCTGTTGCGCAATGCATGGCTCATTAGTAACTTCAACGCTGGTTCGTAAAACGGGTGAAAATGAATCGATTAATGCAGGGTATCGTTTTGGGCAAAAAGAAGCGACCTACCGCTTTGATGTTGCCCAAACCTACCAACATCGTACCTGGGGACGGTTTTTGACATTTCCTAACTCGCGATCGCTCCACTTTATGTTAGCAGCGATTCCCGTAGCAGGTATCTGGTCAGCCGCTTTAGGAGTCGATATTTCTGGACTAAATTTTCACCGACTCAACCTGAGCCAACCTGATCTTTACAGCAATCGTCGAATTATACAAACCTGGGCAGATCGAGTCACTCAAATTAATGTAGGACTGCAATCTGTCAGTGAGTCGCGTTCTCAAGAGCTTTTACTGGAAAGCCAACGCCCTCTACCAATGGACTGGGTTGCCGGTGACTCAGTGCCAGTAACCTTTCGATAA